A genomic segment from Deltaproteobacteria bacterium encodes:
- a CDS encoding HD domain-containing protein, whose amino-acid sequence MKSIINLLFTARHLKDTPRTGYNYLGVGKESVAEHTFTTTFIAHVMSCLEPEADALRLLHLCIVHDLPESRIGDLNAVQKKHVTADEDGAAQAIAEGTPLSRSLPEMIREFNEGRSMEAMLARDADQISFLLELKNLADLGFSPPEKWIPYLVDRLQTDTGRKLAAGILQIERDDWWLKNYIDTDKGTE is encoded by the coding sequence ATGAAGTCCATCATCAACCTGCTTTTTACCGCCAGGCACCTCAAAGACACCCCCCGGACCGGATACAATTATCTGGGGGTGGGAAAAGAATCGGTTGCCGAACACACCTTTACCACAACCTTCATTGCCCACGTGATGTCCTGCCTGGAGCCGGAGGCGGACGCCCTGCGCCTGCTGCATCTCTGTATCGTCCACGACCTGCCGGAATCCAGAATCGGCGATCTCAACGCCGTACAGAAAAAACATGTCACGGCCGATGAGGACGGGGCCGCGCAGGCGATCGCCGAAGGCACGCCGTTGAGCCGGTCCCTGCCGGAAATGATCCGGGAATTCAACGAGGGCCGCTCTATGGAAGCCATGCTTGCCAGGGATGCCGATCAGATCTCGTTTCTGCTCGAGTTGAAGAATCTCGCCGACCTGGGATTCAGCCCCCCGGAGAAATGGATCCCCTATCTCGTGGACAGGCTGCAGACGGATACAGGCAGAAAGCTGGCCGCCGGCATCCTGCAAATTGAACGGGACGACTGGTGGTTGAAAAATTATATTGACACGGATAAGGGAACTGAATAG
- a CDS encoding DUF799 family lipoprotein, which yields MKLWKLLAGSIMLALMVGCAMPMPKPSGDPGNPLKRIAVLPLVNDTNDVDAPEMVRERLVSALERRMYNVQPLAETNQILVDQLGITMGGQLEMAESKLLAEKLGVEGLFFGELMDFSETTTGVYNSRNVRGRFRLVNALDDSVFWHNGIGVKSQDTHGGTAGDVAVLAAGISDKDEEVPWVIIDRNSDNESILTGMALGLGTKLISKATGTHLRRETDEMIRLVFETLPVGPGDTLVAAAPAGGAVQMPEVPMPAVPVFGYVDFGDRDFSAILVSTTVDKQNNRQINFEMPVAKAGSKFRTEIDYASMTQGESMPPAFSKMISIHYGGEKKAYMLFPKVKKYMVDPDAERAYESKPDVSRTEVAREVVDGHPTIKYQVRVIFEGEASPQEGFVWRATDLGDMIIKSEMENETVKFSTLLKNIVLKTPDPSLFEVPADYVESKNFMEIVTQQQ from the coding sequence ATGAAGTTGTGGAAGCTGTTGGCCGGATCGATAATGCTTGCGCTGATGGTGGGGTGCGCCATGCCCATGCCCAAACCGTCGGGAGACCCGGGTAATCCTCTGAAGCGTATTGCCGTACTGCCGCTGGTCAATGACACCAACGACGTCGATGCGCCGGAGATGGTACGGGAACGCCTGGTGTCCGCACTCGAAAGACGCATGTACAATGTCCAGCCGCTTGCCGAGACCAACCAGATCCTGGTGGACCAGCTGGGTATCACCATGGGGGGGCAGCTTGAAATGGCGGAAAGTAAACTGCTGGCAGAAAAACTGGGTGTGGAAGGCCTTTTTTTCGGTGAGTTGATGGACTTTAGCGAAACCACCACCGGCGTATACAACTCGAGGAACGTCAGGGGACGCTTCAGGCTCGTGAACGCGCTGGACGACAGCGTTTTCTGGCATAACGGCATCGGCGTAAAAAGCCAGGACACCCATGGCGGTACGGCCGGCGATGTGGCCGTTCTAGCGGCGGGCATCAGCGACAAGGATGAAGAGGTTCCCTGGGTGATCATCGACCGCAATTCCGACAATGAAAGCATCCTCACCGGCATGGCCCTCGGGCTGGGCACCAAGCTGATTTCCAAAGCCACCGGCACGCACCTCAGGCGTGAAACCGACGAGATGATCCGGCTGGTTTTCGAAACACTGCCCGTGGGACCCGGCGACACGCTTGTAGCCGCAGCCCCGGCCGGCGGGGCTGTGCAAATGCCCGAAGTGCCCATGCCGGCCGTACCGGTGTTCGGGTATGTCGATTTCGGCGACCGCGACTTTTCGGCGATCCTGGTTTCCACCACGGTCGACAAGCAGAACAACCGGCAGATAAACTTCGAGATGCCGGTTGCCAAGGCCGGCAGCAAGTTCCGGACGGAAATCGACTATGCGTCCATGACCCAGGGGGAATCGATGCCGCCTGCCTTCAGCAAAATGATCAGCATCCACTACGGCGGGGAGAAAAAGGCCTACATGCTTTTCCCCAAGGTGAAGAAATACATGGTTGACCCGGATGCGGAGCGTGCCTACGAGTCAAAACCCGATGTCAGCAGAACGGAAGTCGCCAGGGAGGTCGTCGACGGTCACCCGACGATCAAATATCAGGTGCGTGTGATCTTCGAGGGCGAGGCTTCCCCGCAGGAGGGGTTTGTCTGGCGGGCCACCGATTTGGGCGACATGATCATCAAAAGCGAAATGGAAAACGAGACGGTGAAATTTTCAACCCTGCTGAAGAATATCGTCTTGAAGACACCCGACCCATCTCTTTTCGAGGTACCTGCAGATTATGTGGAGAGCAAGAATTTCATGGAAATAGTGACGCAACAGCAGTAA
- a CDS encoding aspartate/glutamate racemase family protein, whose protein sequence is MATVIGIFDSGLGGLRVARALGDALPGTDMIYLGDTGRFPYGGRRAARIAACVDQGIRFLADRGATLIVLACVAGSAAWLRRSGGTSSVPVVDAVTSSVERLGQFPRCRRIGIIGTEAAVRDGVFDELIKQRHPEARVYARATPLLVPLIENGWEGRPETRMIVKKYLHPLKTRRVDALVMGCSYYSAARDLIQRKIGKRTLVVDSSAGVSAYAEKLLRSRVQEEGAGGAQATRTYYLTEITGGTASAGKKMFGRNLSFQDCTLA, encoded by the coding sequence ATGGCCACCGTCATCGGCATTTTCGATTCCGGTCTTGGCGGGCTGAGGGTGGCGCGGGCTCTGGGGGACGCACTGCCCGGGACGGATATGATCTACCTGGGGGATACGGGCCGTTTCCCCTACGGGGGAAGACGTGCGGCCAGGATTGCGGCCTGCGTGGATCAGGGAATCCGGTTTTTAGCCGACCGAGGGGCGACGCTGATCGTACTGGCATGTGTGGCGGGATCCGCCGCGTGGTTGCGACGCTCGGGCGGTACCTCGAGCGTGCCGGTGGTCGACGCGGTCACTTCGTCGGTGGAACGGTTGGGACAATTTCCCCGCTGCCGCCGTATCGGTATCATCGGCACCGAAGCCGCTGTCAGGGACGGTGTGTTCGACGAGCTGATAAAACAGCGCCATCCCGAAGCCAGGGTATATGCCAGGGCAACGCCTTTGCTGGTTCCCCTGATCGAAAACGGGTGGGAGGGCAGGCCCGAGACCCGCATGATCGTGAAGAAATACCTGCACCCCCTCAAAACGAGGCGGGTCGATGCGCTGGTCATGGGCTGCAGCTACTACAGTGCTGCAAGGGACCTCATACAGCGGAAAATCGGCAAGCGGACCCTGGTGGTGGACAGCTCGGCCGGTGTGAGCGCGTATGCCGAAAAGTTGTTGCGCTCCCGGGTGCAGGAAGAGGGGGCCGGCGGTGCGCAGGCGACCAGAACCTATTACCTGACAGAAATAACCGGGGGCACCGCATCCGCCGGGAAAAAGATGTTCGGCCGGAACCTTTCCTTTCAGGATTGCACACTGGCCTAA
- a CDS encoding CsgG/HfaB family protein, which translates to MRAVGRSLAALFLLLAAAVFFFSGCSPKTSGAVKDDSSLTGVSDQLAPSGEYTGPKLRVGVVNFKNKTPSKNIGVGEAAADILGTILQKTERFIIIPQQDVQSVLDQQALGASGAIDPASAAQMGRILGLNAIVTGAVSAYSEAEEGSDYLVYKTKKQIARVTVDYRIVDTTTGIQIAADSGQGVYEKKTGGALGLGSKSSYDADLRDGALRDALTKAMVNMLDQFERQEWTGRIAKISGGTVYLNAGQKTGLTVGQMLVVQELGDEIIDPQTKVSLGRAPGNVKGEVMITGFFGKDGSVATVRSGTGFKVNDLVKLKK; encoded by the coding sequence ATGAGAGCAGTGGGCAGATCTTTAGCAGCGCTTTTTCTGTTGCTGGCGGCGGCGGTTTTCTTTTTCAGCGGTTGCTCCCCCAAGACATCGGGGGCGGTTAAGGACGATTCCTCCCTGACGGGCGTATCTGATCAGCTGGCGCCTTCCGGCGAATACACCGGTCCCAAGCTGAGGGTGGGTGTCGTCAATTTCAAAAATAAGACCCCCTCCAAAAATATCGGTGTGGGCGAAGCGGCCGCCGATATTCTGGGGACCATTTTGCAGAAAACCGAACGCTTCATCATCATTCCCCAGCAGGACGTGCAGTCCGTTCTGGACCAGCAGGCCCTGGGTGCTTCCGGCGCCATCGATCCGGCCTCGGCCGCGCAGATGGGCAGGATTCTGGGGCTGAATGCCATCGTCACCGGTGCGGTTTCCGCCTATTCCGAGGCCGAAGAGGGCTCCGACTATCTGGTCTACAAGACCAAGAAGCAGATTGCCCGCGTGACGGTGGACTACCGTATTGTCGACACAACCACCGGTATTCAGATCGCCGCCGATTCCGGCCAGGGGGTTTACGAAAAGAAAACCGGCGGCGCTCTGGGGCTGGGCTCCAAGTCATCTTACGATGCCGACCTGCGGGACGGCGCCCTGCGGGACGCCTTGACCAAAGCCATGGTCAATATGCTCGACCAGTTCGAGCGGCAGGAGTGGACCGGACGAATCGCCAAGATCTCCGGCGGGACGGTGTACCTCAATGCCGGCCAGAAAACGGGCCTGACCGTCGGCCAGATGCTTGTGGTTCAGGAACTCGGGGATGAAATCATCGACCCCCAGACCAAGGTGTCCCTCGGCCGGGCCCCCGGAAACGTGAAGGGGGAAGTGATGATAACCGGCTTCTTCGGCAAAGACGGCTCCGTGGCCACTGTCCGGTCCGGCACCGGCTTCAAGGTCAACGACCTCGTAAAGTTGAAAAAGTAA
- a CDS encoding fumarate reductase/succinate dehydrogenase flavoprotein subunit: MQLNANIPGGPLTQKWDRHRFELKLVNPANKRKFTIIVVGTGLAGGSAAASLSELGYKVKSFCIQDTPRRAHSIAAQGGINAAKNYQNEGDSIWRLFYDTVKGGDFRSREANVYRLAQISNEIIDQCVAQGVPFARDYGGLLANRSFGGAQVSRTFYARGQTGQQLLLGAYSALMRQVAKGGVTMFPRREMLDLVVIDGQARGIVARNLITGETERHTADAVVLCTGGYGNVFFLSTNAMASNVTAAYRAYKKGAMFANPCYTQIHPTCIPVHGTYQSKLTLMSESLRNDGRVWVPSKPGDTRRAGDIPEEERDYYLENKYPSFGNLVPRDVASRNAKEQCDKNKGVGDTRLAVYLDFKDAIQRDGRDVIEKKYGNLFQMYEKITDENPYETPMMIYPAVHYTMGGLWVDYNLMSTIPGLFVLGEANFSDHGANRLGASALMQGLADGYFVIPYTIGGYLAGTPLKPVNTDHFEFKNADLAVKESTRKLLDIGGSRTVDDFHRELGIILWNHCGMARNNDGLTKARGMIQNLRKEFWKNVTVPGSGMDFNQSLERAGRVADFLEFSELMVQDALERQESCGGHFNEAYQTDENEALRDDENFCHVSAWEYRGDDEDAVMHKEPLVFENVKLTQRSYK, encoded by the coding sequence ATGCAGCTAAACGCCAACATCCCCGGGGGGCCGCTCACACAAAAATGGGACCGGCATCGCTTCGAACTGAAACTCGTCAACCCGGCCAATAAAAGAAAGTTCACCATCATCGTCGTCGGCACAGGACTGGCGGGCGGTTCCGCCGCGGCATCCCTGTCCGAACTCGGTTACAAGGTCAAATCCTTCTGCATTCAGGACACACCGCGCAGGGCGCACAGCATCGCCGCCCAGGGCGGTATCAACGCCGCCAAAAATTATCAGAACGAGGGGGACAGCATCTGGCGGCTTTTTTACGACACCGTCAAAGGCGGTGATTTCAGGTCAAGGGAGGCCAACGTATACCGTCTGGCCCAGATCAGCAACGAAATCATCGACCAGTGCGTGGCCCAGGGCGTTCCCTTTGCGCGGGATTACGGCGGGCTATTGGCCAACCGCTCTTTCGGCGGCGCCCAGGTTTCCAGAACTTTTTATGCACGCGGGCAGACCGGGCAGCAGCTCCTCCTGGGCGCCTACAGCGCCCTCATGCGCCAGGTGGCCAAGGGGGGGGTGACCATGTTCCCGCGGCGGGAAATGCTGGACCTGGTCGTCATCGACGGTCAGGCCAGGGGCATCGTCGCCCGCAACCTGATCACCGGTGAAACCGAAAGACACACGGCCGACGCCGTCGTCCTCTGCACCGGCGGATACGGCAACGTGTTTTTCCTTTCCACCAATGCCATGGCCAGCAATGTCACCGCGGCTTACCGTGCCTACAAAAAAGGCGCCATGTTCGCCAACCCCTGTTACACCCAGATCCACCCCACGTGCATTCCGGTGCATGGAACCTACCAGTCCAAGCTGACCCTGATGAGCGAAAGCCTCAGGAACGACGGACGCGTCTGGGTTCCCAGCAAACCGGGCGACACCCGCCGGGCGGGAGATATCCCCGAAGAGGAAAGGGATTACTATCTCGAAAACAAATATCCCAGCTTCGGCAACCTGGTGCCGCGAGACGTCGCTTCTCGAAATGCCAAGGAGCAGTGCGACAAAAACAAGGGGGTCGGCGACACCCGCCTGGCCGTCTACCTCGACTTCAAGGATGCCATCCAGCGCGACGGCCGGGATGTCATTGAAAAAAAATACGGCAATCTGTTTCAGATGTATGAAAAGATCACCGACGAGAATCCCTACGAGACGCCGATGATGATCTACCCGGCCGTGCACTACACCATGGGCGGCCTGTGGGTGGACTACAATCTGATGTCCACCATCCCGGGCCTGTTCGTCCTGGGTGAAGCCAATTTTTCCGACCACGGGGCCAACCGCCTGGGCGCAAGCGCGCTCATGCAGGGGTTGGCCGACGGCTACTTCGTCATCCCATACACCATCGGCGGATACCTGGCCGGGACACCGCTCAAACCCGTGAACACCGATCATTTCGAGTTTAAAAACGCCGACCTGGCCGTCAAGGAGTCGACACGCAAACTGCTCGACATCGGAGGCAGCCGGACCGTGGACGACTTTCATCGCGAACTGGGCATAATCCTGTGGAACCACTGCGGCATGGCCAGAAACAACGACGGCTTGACCAAGGCCCGCGGCATGATCCAAAACCTCCGCAAGGAATTCTGGAAAAACGTGACCGTTCCCGGCTCCGGCATGGATTTCAATCAGAGTCTCGAACGTGCCGGCCGGGTGGCCGATTTTCTGGAATTTTCCGAATTGATGGTCCAGGATGCCCTCGAGCGCCAGGAATCGTGCGGCGGTCATTTCAACGAAGCGTATCAGACGGATGAAAACGAGGCCCTCCGTGACGATGAAAATTTCTGCCACGTTTCGGCCTGGGAATACCGGGGAGACGACGAGGATGCGGTGATGCACAAGGAACCGCTTGTCTTTGAAAACGTCAAATTAACCCAAAGGAGCTACAAGTGA
- a CDS encoding mechanosensitive ion channel family protein → METWQNLLDNIIGAMTTADGRLSAAEQAVVAVAGTVLIWFAIKVLLAVVAKKAGRFGLFKENRRVFESMRKAFQRLTLLIAGTYLIRILDLAFLESVFLALMIVLLAGPLTTFTILLLQYLEKRVADRTENKIDDILFDLLNKFAGAIIYVTAAILALDTLGINVMPFVAGAGVLGVALGFAAKDTLSNLIAGVLLIIDRPFEVGDRIEVWRAPAGSASWGDVIDIGLRATKIRTTDNIVIIIPNNEIMTRDIVNYTIINTKIRVRINVGIAYDADLTLAKDTVLQVAAEIDWIAKDPAPKVVVRNFGESSVELQLRVWIPDARRRMDTISEVTDRIKTRFDEKGIEIPYPKRDITIKKEGDQ, encoded by the coding sequence ATGGAAACCTGGCAGAACTTGCTCGACAACATCATCGGTGCCATGACCACGGCGGATGGCCGCCTTTCCGCCGCGGAGCAGGCCGTCGTGGCCGTCGCCGGGACCGTCCTCATCTGGTTTGCCATCAAGGTCCTGCTGGCCGTTGTCGCCAAAAAGGCCGGGCGGTTCGGTCTGTTCAAGGAAAACCGGCGGGTTTTCGAATCCATGCGCAAGGCGTTTCAGCGCCTGACGCTCCTCATCGCCGGGACCTACCTGATCAGGATCCTCGACCTGGCCTTTCTGGAAAGTGTTTTTCTGGCCCTGATGATCGTTCTGCTGGCGGGTCCCCTGACGACCTTTACCATTCTGCTGCTGCAGTACCTGGAAAAAAGGGTCGCCGACCGCACCGAAAACAAGATCGACGACATCCTTTTCGACCTGCTCAACAAGTTCGCCGGTGCCATTATCTATGTGACCGCCGCTATTCTGGCCCTGGACACCCTGGGAATCAATGTCATGCCCTTTGTCGCCGGCGCGGGTGTCCTGGGGGTGGCCCTGGGGTTCGCGGCCAAAGACACCCTCTCCAATCTCATCGCAGGCGTCCTGCTGATCATCGACCGGCCTTTCGAAGTGGGCGACCGGATAGAGGTGTGGCGTGCACCGGCCGGAAGCGCTTCGTGGGGGGACGTGATCGACATCGGGCTCAGGGCCACGAAAATCCGCACCACCGACAACATCGTCATCATCATCCCCAACAACGAAATCATGACCAGGGACATCGTCAACTACACCATCATCAACACCAAAATACGCGTGAGGATCAATGTCGGCATCGCCTACGATGCCGATCTGACCCTGGCAAAAGACACCGTCCTGCAGGTGGCCGCCGAGATCGACTGGATCGCCAAAGACCCCGCCCCCAAGGTGGTTGTGCGCAATTTCGGCGAATCCTCCGTGGAGCTGCAGCTGCGCGTCTGGATACCGGATGCCCGCCGACGGATGGACACCATATCCGAAGTCACCGACAGGATAAAGACACGCTTCGACGAAAAGGGGATCGAGATTCCCTACCCCAAACGGGACATCACCATAAAAAAGGAGGGTGATCAATGA
- the tolQ gene encoding protein TolQ, whose protein sequence is MQQINLVNMISNAGLMVQFVLLLLLFFSVTSWAIIVIKFRYIKRAYHESALFTDLFWKSRDLSNAYKEAKELQGSPIARIFRIGYVELRKISRSGMAVGGGQAEGQNTMVGRFAGLDNIKRALRRAINTETTRMTQMVPFLATTGNTTPFIGLFGTVWGIMNSFHGIGARGSASLAVVAPGISEALVATAAGLAVAIPAVIAFNYFMQKIKTLESELHSFSADFLNIVERDIMMVERRRLDGNRRK, encoded by the coding sequence ATGCAGCAGATTAATTTAGTCAACATGATCAGCAATGCAGGGTTGATGGTTCAGTTTGTGCTTCTTCTACTGCTGTTTTTTTCGGTTACATCGTGGGCCATCATCGTCATAAAATTCCGGTATATCAAGCGGGCCTATCATGAATCGGCCCTTTTTACCGATCTTTTCTGGAAGAGCAGGGACCTGTCCAATGCCTATAAAGAGGCCAAGGAACTGCAGGGCAGCCCCATTGCCAGGATATTCCGCATCGGATACGTGGAATTGAGAAAAATCAGCCGCTCCGGTATGGCGGTCGGGGGAGGGCAGGCCGAAGGCCAGAACACCATGGTCGGTCGGTTTGCGGGCCTTGACAATATCAAACGCGCCCTGCGCCGGGCGATCAATACGGAAACCACCCGCATGACACAGATGGTGCCTTTTCTGGCGACAACGGGCAATACGACCCCTTTTATCGGACTGTTCGGCACGGTTTGGGGCATCATGAACTCCTTTCATGGCATCGGCGCCCGGGGATCCGCAAGCTTGGCCGTTGTCGCACCCGGTATCTCGGAGGCGCTGGTGGCCACGGCAGCCGGTCTGGCGGTGGCCATTCCGGCGGTTATCGCCTTCAACTATTTCATGCAGAAGATAAAGACCCTGGAATCGGAGCTGCACAGTTTTTCGGCGGACTTTCTGAATATAGTCGAACGGGACATCATGATGGTTGAAAGGAGGAGATTGGATGGCAATCGGAGGAAATGA
- a CDS encoding YkgJ family cysteine cluster protein produces MPFEKEASCVYRGESIFTCVQCGECCRGYGGTYVSREEMRAIAAYIGEDIRGFEKKYCDDSGGKAVLSQQENGFCIFWRDRMCGIHPVKPRMCREWPFIRSLLCDPSNWEKMASMCPGIRKGVPADVVKKCVEAMLENE; encoded by the coding sequence ATGCCGTTTGAAAAAGAAGCGTCGTGCGTTTACCGCGGCGAGAGCATCTTTACCTGTGTGCAGTGCGGAGAGTGCTGCCGGGGATATGGGGGCACATACGTCAGTCGCGAGGAGATGCGGGCCATAGCGGCATATATCGGCGAAGACATCCGCGGTTTCGAAAAAAAATATTGTGATGACTCGGGCGGGAAAGCGGTGTTGTCCCAGCAGGAAAACGGTTTCTGCATTTTCTGGCGCGACAGGATGTGTGGTATCCATCCGGTAAAACCCAGGATGTGCCGGGAGTGGCCCTTCATCCGCAGCCTTCTGTGCGACCCGTCCAATTGGGAGAAGATGGCCTCCATGTGCCCCGGTATCCGCAAGGGCGTTCCGGCCGATGTCGTGAAGAAGTGTGTGGAAGCCATGCTGGAAAATGAATGA
- a CDS encoding succinate dehydrogenase/fumarate reductase iron-sulfur subunit, protein MTKTINLTLKIWRQTSPESKGRLETYVANNISTDMSFLEMLDVVNEQLTLDGKEPVAFDYDCREGICGQCGCVVNGRPHGPESGTTLCQLHMRRFADGDTLFIEPFRARAFKIVKDLVIDRSPLDKIIQAGGYISANTGGSQDANTILISQETAERAMDAAACIGCGACVAACPNASAMLFVSAKVSHLALLPQGRPEAAQRVLSMLRAMDDLCFGNCSNERECEAECPKEISIVNIARLNREYLKAGIASTVM, encoded by the coding sequence GTGACGAAAACAATCAACCTCACGCTGAAGATATGGCGCCAGACGAGTCCGGAAAGCAAGGGCCGCCTGGAAACCTATGTTGCCAACAACATATCGACGGACATGTCGTTCCTTGAAATGCTCGATGTCGTCAACGAGCAGCTGACCCTGGATGGGAAAGAACCCGTCGCCTTCGATTACGACTGCCGGGAAGGCATTTGCGGCCAGTGCGGCTGCGTGGTCAACGGACGCCCCCACGGGCCCGAAAGCGGAACCACGCTGTGCCAGCTCCACATGCGCCGCTTTGCGGACGGAGACACCCTTTTCATAGAGCCGTTTCGCGCCCGGGCCTTCAAAATCGTCAAAGACCTGGTCATCGACCGCAGCCCCCTTGACAAGATCATTCAGGCCGGTGGGTACATATCCGCCAACACCGGGGGATCCCAGGACGCCAACACCATTCTCATCTCCCAGGAAACCGCCGAAAGAGCCATGGATGCGGCGGCGTGCATCGGTTGCGGCGCCTGCGTGGCGGCCTGCCCCAATGCATCGGCCATGCTGTTCGTAAGCGCAAAAGTTTCTCATCTGGCGCTGCTGCCGCAGGGCCGCCCCGAAGCCGCCCAGCGTGTCCTTTCCATGCTCAGGGCCATGGACGACCTCTGTTTCGGCAACTGCTCCAATGAAAGGGAATGCGAAGCGGAATGCCCCAAGGAGATCTCCATCGTCAACATCGCACGTCTGAACCGGGAGTATCTGAAGGCCGGCATCGCTTCGACCGTTATGTAA
- a CDS encoding succinate dehydrogenase cytochrome b subunit, with protein sequence MQWIVNFFGSSVGKKLMMALTGFCFVGFLTGHLVGNLTLYGGRDAFNAYADHLHALGPLINLVELVLLTMAVVHVLTGLLLYLQNLKARPVRYVVNKNAGGRTISSSLMPYTGFIILMFLIFHLLQFHFVDKTYTTIYDIVSMAFASVLNVSAYIAAMVVVALHIKHGFWSLFQTLGANHPKYMPIIMGASLVFSLIFGIGFGFLPVYVSFSG encoded by the coding sequence ATGCAATGGATTGTTAACTTTTTCGGCTCATCCGTCGGCAAAAAATTGATGATGGCCCTGACAGGCTTCTGTTTCGTCGGGTTTCTGACCGGCCACCTGGTGGGCAACCTGACGCTCTACGGGGGCCGGGATGCCTTCAACGCGTATGCCGACCACCTGCATGCGCTGGGGCCGCTCATCAACCTGGTTGAACTGGTTCTTTTGACCATGGCCGTCGTTCATGTGCTCACGGGCCTGTTGCTTTACCTTCAAAACCTGAAGGCGAGGCCGGTACGGTACGTGGTGAACAAAAACGCCGGCGGGCGCACCATCAGTTCCAGCCTGATGCCCTACACCGGTTTTATCATTTTGATGTTTCTCATCTTTCACCTGCTCCAGTTTCATTTTGTCGACAAAACCTACACCACCATATACGACATTGTATCCATGGCTTTTGCCAGCGTGCTGAATGTGTCGGCTTACATCGCCGCCATGGTCGTGGTCGCCCTGCATATCAAGCACGGGTTCTGGAGTCTTTTTCAAACGCTGGGTGCAAACCACCCCAAATACATGCCGATCATCATGGGTGCCAGCCTGGTGTTCAGCCTCATTTTCGGCATCGGTTTCGGATTTCTCCCGGTTTACGTTTCTTTTTCGGGATAA